The following are encoded in a window of Megalops cyprinoides isolate fMegCyp1 chromosome 16, fMegCyp1.pri, whole genome shotgun sequence genomic DNA:
- the LOC118790965 gene encoding ras-related GTP-binding protein A-like — protein MSSTAMKKKVLLMGKSGSGKTSMRSIIFANYIARDTRRLGATIDVEHSHVRFLGNLVLNLWDCGGQDTFMENYFTSQRDNIFRNVEVLIYVFDVESRELEKDMHYYQSCLEAILQNSPDAKVFCLVHKMDLVQEDQRDLIFKEREEDLKRLSRPLACTCFRTSIWDETLYKAWSSIVYQLIPNVQQLESNLRNFAQIIEADEVLLFERATFLVISHYQCREQRDAHRFEKISNIIKQFKLSCSKLAASFQSMEVRNSNFAAFIDVFTSNTYVMVIMSDPSIPSAATLINIRNARKHFEKLERVDGPKHSLHMRMR, from the exons GTGCTGCTCATGGGGAAAAGTGGGTCTGGGAAGACCAGCATGAGGTCGATCATCTTCGCCAATTACATCGCCCGCGACACGCGCCGGCTGGGGGCTACAA TTGATGTGGAGCACTCCCATGTGCGCTTTCTGGGCAACCTGGTTTTGAACCTTTGGGATTGTGGAGG GCAGGATACCTTTATGGAGAACTACTTCACCAGCCAGCGAGACAACATCTTCCGCAACGTGGAGGTGCTGATTTACGTGTTTGATGTGGAGAGCCgggagctggagaaggacaTGCATTACTACCAGTCCTGCCTGGAGGCCATTCTACAGAACTCTCCCGACGCCAAGGTCTTCTGCCTGGTTCACAAGATGGACCTGGTGCAGGAGGACCAGAGAGACCTA ATCTTTAAGGAGCGTGAGGAAGATCTGAAGAGACTGTCCCGCCCTCTCGCTTGCACCTGCTTCAGGACGTCCATTTGGGATGAGACGCTGTACAAG GCCTGGTCCAGCATCGTCTACCAGCTGATCCCTAATGTGCAGCAGCTGGAGTCCAACCTGCGCAACTTCGCCCAGATCATCGAGGCGGACGAGGTGCTGCTGTTCGAGAGAGCCACCTTCCTg GTGATCTCTCACTACCAGTGTAGGGAGCAGCGCGATGCGCACAGGTTTGAGAAGATCAGCAACATCATCAAACAGTTCAAGCTGAGCTGTAG CAAACTGGCCGCCTCCTTCCAGAGCATGGAGGTGCGCAACTCCAATTTCGCAGCCTTCATCGACGTCTTCACCTCCAACACCTACGTCATGGTGATAATGTCAGACCCATCCATAC CTTCTGCGGCTACGCTCATCAACATCCGCAACGCCAGGAAGCACTTTGAGAAGCTGGAGCGTGTGGACGGACCCAAGCACAGCCTGCACATGCGAATGCGCTAG